In the Quercus lobata isolate SW786 chromosome 5, ValleyOak3.0 Primary Assembly, whole genome shotgun sequence genome, one interval contains:
- the LOC115990412 gene encoding uncharacterized protein LOC115990412, with protein MAVEVLSHLVREKAPNVLFLMETKQSVEEMKRIQADLPYRCMVVIPSVRRRGSLALLWMADVDLHVQTYSPNHIDALIKKDNYFWRFTGFYGWPEEQQKRESWQLLKHLHSRSLYPWLCCGDFNEILCMEEKQGRIPRPLRLMQDFREALLFCGLANLGFKGNIFTWDSGRLGEDLVQERLDGAYANCEWRAIFPHAKVSHLQVSYSDHVPLLISTTELINIRRRKRLPRHFEEKWATHPDCERVICEAWGGQIRNGSPMFVLFEKIKQCRHALVDWSRNNFGNFKTKLHEKQNALKELSRENKAEHFQRIRTLKAEINTILCQDELFWQQRSHSIWLPADVDGSSKTFEDQISQVAENYFHDLFTLENPTDMESVLDVVEKRFTTEMNNSLLQPYTAEEVRQALFQMHPSKSPSLDVLIPKKNDPSLMSDYRPINLANVVSRILSKVIANRLKLVLPNVIFDTQSGFVPNRLITDNTTVAYELLHRMRNKRKGKVG; from the exons ATGGCGGTTGAAGTACTCTCTCATTTAGTGAGGGAGAAAGCTCCCAATGTTTTGTTTCTGATGGAGACAAAGCAATCCGTGGAAGAGATGAAGAGGATACAAGCAGACTTACCCTACCGCTGCATGGTAGTTATTCCTAGTGTTCGTAGAAGAGGCAGTTTGGCTCTCTTATGGATGGCTGATGTTGATTTGCATGTACAAACATATTCACCAAATCATATTGATGCTTTGATTAAAAAAGACAATTATTTTTGGAGGTTTACAGGTTTCTACGGGTGGCCTGAGGAGCAACAGAAACGTGAATCATGGCAATTGCTTAAGCACCTTCACTCTAGGAGTTTGTATCCGTGGCTATGTTGCGGGGATTTTAACGAAATATTGTGTATGGAAGAAAAACAAGGCCGAATTCCTAGGCCTTTGAGGCTGATGCAGGACTTCAGGGAGGCGCTCTTATTTTGTGGACTAGCTAACTTGGGTTTTAAAGGGAATATCTTCACTTGGGACAGTGGTAGGTTGGGCGAGGATTTAGTGCAAGAGAGGTTAGACGGGGCCTATGCCAATTGTGAGTGGAGAGCCATTTTTCCTCATGCAAAAGTCAGTCACCTCCAAGTATCATATTCGGATCATGTGCCTCTTCTAATATCTACAACAGAACTGATCAACATTAGGAGGAGAAAGAGGTTGCCAAGgcattttgaagaaaaatgggcTACTCATCCAGATTGTGAAAGAGTGATCTGTGAGGCTTGGGGAGGGCAGATTCGAAATGGGAGTCCAAtgtttgtattatttgaaaaaatcaagcaaTGCCGACATGCCTTGGTGGACTGGAGCAGAAATAATTTTGGGAACTTCAAAACAAAGCTACATGAGAAACAAAATGCACTTAAAGAGTTATCAAGGGAGAATAAGGCCGAGCACTTTCAAAGAATTAGAACACTAAAAGCCGAAATTAACACTATTCTATGCCAGGATGAACTCTTCTGGCAACAAAGGTCTCACTCCATTTGGCTACCTGCAG ATGTGGATGGTAGCTCGAAAACATTTGAGGACCAGATATCACAGGTTGCAGAAAACTATTTCCACGATCTCTTCACTTTAGAAAATCCCACAGATATGGAGAGTGTTCTAGATGTGGTGGAGAAGCGGTTTACAACGGAGATGAACAATTCTTTACTACAACCGTACACAGCTGAAGAAGTCAGACAGGCTCTTTTCCAAATGCACCCATCAAAATCTCCAAGCCTCGATG TGCTTATTCCAAAAAAGAATGATCCATCACTAATGTCTGATTATAGACCTATAAACTTGGCTAATGTTGTTTCAAGAATTTTATCAAAGGTGATTGCAAACAGATTAAAGCTTGTGTTGCCAAATGTGATATTTGACACCCAAAGTGGTTTTGTGCCAAACCGGTTGATCACTGACAATACCACTGTAGCATATGAACTACTACACAGGATgaggaataaaagaaaaggcaaggTGGGATAG